From the Sebastes umbrosus isolate fSebUmb1 chromosome 23, fSebUmb1.pri, whole genome shotgun sequence genome, the window GAGTTAATGTCACTATAACACAGTCCTGTTGTTAAAAGTGAGTGGAATAAAGATAACGGATCCATTTTAAGGAAACTATCTTTTGAGATCTGTTCTGTTCAGAGGGATCATGCCAGATCTGGTTCTgcaggtttctctctctcctttctcatcACCTGTGATCCTCCTCAGCTGCTGATAATCAGCCTGGCTGGGAGGCTATATCAGCTGGTTGGCTGCTCAGttggttgtgtgtctgcagagggtCAACACCTTCAGTTGGCTCTCTGGGTTTGTGTTGGGTTGTATGTGTTTTGTGGGGTTTCGATTTTGAGTGTGCACATCTTTAGCCAGCATCTACTTCTATCTTGTGTCCCCCCTCTGTGACTCCCAACTTACATTTCATTTGGGTCTGATACCTTCTTTGTTGGTCTCATTGTTGGTAGATTTAGTGGGCGGATGTGGGGAGTTATATTCCCTCAGTCTCCTTTTAAAACCCAACAgacctttttattattatttctgtgtgcagtttattttttgttagtTTCCTAGTAGCAACCCCTGTCAGtctggtttttgtttttttgggggcgAAATGTAACAATTGGGGGCTCATCCGGGATTTAAATGTAAACCTGCTATTTGTGCAGGTATATTTTGTTTGTCGCTCTTGAAATAATAGTTCACTGCACAAACCTTGGAGTTCAGTGTGGAGAATCCCACTTGGGAGGCGGTCAATTCATGTAGAAAGGCAGACCTAATCCAAATTGCTCATCAGTACGGCGTCGCAGTGTCAGTGGGAAGTAGAAAAGATGCTGTGAAACAGGCTGTATAATTACTGGTTTGGTGGAAAAGCAGATCCTCACTGAAGTTTCTGATACTGAGGCTTAATTAGAAAAtgtggaggaagatgaggatgatgattCTGATACTGAAGTGAAGCTTAAACAGCTGGATGTGAAGCTCAAGTTACAGCAAATAAAATTTGAGCAGTTGAGAATGCAGTAGGAAAATGAGCAGGCCATTCGTATGTAGAAGTTGGAAATGGAGGAGCTGTGATCACCCTCAGCTGTTGATAATCAGCCTGGCTGGGAGGCGGGGGAACGTAACAGATTCAACAAATTAGCTAATATTGATGACATGTATGTTTATCtacttttaaataataaacacgGCATTGTGTTGCAATTGTTAGGAAAAGCCACAACTGAATTTAAAGGTAACATTAcctctttgtgttttcttgtAAATATCAGGCTCTTAATAGGTGAATTCCAAATACATGGAGCTCATTTTGTCTACATCTTCTATATTTTCTATTTGATAGAGTTAAACTTACATAAATTCCTCAACATCCTGCCAACTGGCGTCCCCGCAGACCCCAGAGGTTTACCTTCTGTTATATCTCACATGGTGCTTTATTCATTCCAATTTTTCACGACTTTGTCAATCAATGTGTTGttcattgttttctatttctattttttaaaacattccAATGTAAAATTTCACCTATGCAGTTTTAATAGATGGAACTATTTATTGAGTTCATGTTTGCCATGGGTCCTAATTTAAAGTATTACACACTATCAGTGACACAGATTTCCTCATGTgctctgtctattttttttttacacaatatgcaaattaacccctaaaataataataatctgtgggttttttttccttcagatgacattaagtacataactaataatgttttgagaagaaataagttaaTATTTTGCTAtaatggttgtttcttacagtagtttatttgtatttgtaatatGTTGGTAGGAAGAGGGTTAAGAGCACCCACAAACAAAAAGTGTGTCATTATGAAGAGTTGTTTGGTGAACATGTTACctgttatataatattttacatttttttatttgacaaatatTCTATTGTAGTTCAATATTAGTTTTCTaataattatttgtatttttacttgtgtactttGTATAAACATGCCTGTCTGTATAGTGTCATTTAAAAAGGCACTGCGGTGCCATCTTATGGTTGGATGAAGTCACTGCAGAAAATTACAACTGAGCGTTTTTAATGACATCACAAAAATCTATTCGACTATTTATATTGGATTTCTAAAATACTGAGATCCCTAAGAGCAAACATGTTAATGTCTGAGGCGTTATGTTTCCTTATCTAAATGTATTTTGAAGGGTTTTCTTACCTCTCGTAAAAAGAATTTCACAGTCGAGGTACAAAAGTTTTATTCACAGaaacattttatctttttttaaaacacaaatggaAAGACACTTCACATGTTGACCTTTGATCGATGGGAGACAAGTCCTCAGAGAacgacacacacattttttttttgttttcaagtAGGCACCTCCAGTTCTCGCGAGAAGAGAGAAAGGGGTGAGAGTTTGTTTGTCCTGGCTCTTTTAACGGCTCTCCTGTAAACGTAGCCGTCGTAGCGTTTCCCGAAGCGCAGGCCGAACGGGTTGAAGTTGAACTTACTCCTGCGGTCGTTGCACAGAAGCTGCCGCTGGTCTTCGTTCTCTCTCAGGGAGAAACACGGGTTGGAGTCTTCCGCCAAAAACTCTCCTGCGGTTCTTCTCGTGAGCGCAGACAGGACCGATCCTGAGGACGACAGCAGCAAACATCAGCCCACAGCTGGATACAGCTGAATACATGCACCTGCAGCCAAAccacatgttttatttaaatctttGGTTCCCAACGCTGTTTCAGAACCAGAGATGTCTTTACCTGTtttatacgatacgatacgacaCGATACGACACgacacgatacgatacgatacacttTATTGTCCCCTTGGGTAAATTAGTTTTGGACTCAGCGCTGCTCACCATCAGCTGCCTCCACAGCAGcatcaataaatagaaataaacaacAATCCCCACACAAACAATGTAAACCACAAACAACATATATTGCACATTACTCATATTGCACAAGaactatataaaaacataataaataaaagataaaaaacatgACGCTATTGCACAACCCTCAagaaatgtttttactttttacccGCTGAGTATATTATAGTCCTGCATATATTCATGAAATTACTTATTGTGGAGAATGTCCCACTTTagagtcttattattattttttaaaatattatttttaattggaAGAACATTGAAAGGCATATGAATTACAGAGCAAATAAGTAGTCTTctatttttcatccatttttccctcccaccccaacaataaaggaaataaccaATATAACATTAATAGTGACCAGACTTAAGGCAGCAATGACACCAAAATTAgaaacacatgaaataataaaaacacatacaatattcacatatacacacacaaaaaactaaataaataaaataaaataaaaataaagtaggaaaaaaaagagattaaaataataacaacgccaatccaacaaaacaaatggaTTTTCCCTTAAAAAGTTAAGGGAAAATCTAAGTTTCTCCAAACCAACGGACAGTAAAGTATTTTTCACCCACCTACTGTGAGTCGGAGGTAGAACATGTTTCCATTTAAACAGAATAAGTCTCCAACAAGGTGGTAAAGGCGAGAACATGTTGCaaagtcaatcaatcaatcaatcaatcaatcaatcgatcaaactttatttatatagcacctttcaaacaagtcaaacgCAATTCAAAATGCTGGATGATAAATATATAgagtgttaaaaatggatttagaaactaatacaccaaaacaaccactataaaagttaattgaataagaaagcaataagagatgagtatttaagataataaaatataaataaaacataaggaaataaaaatagaaataaaaaaaaaagaaactacacaaaataagcagattgtattaaaataataacattttaatagaatagaataaaatgctACGTTAAGTGTGTTGAAGATCTCGGACCAAAATGTCTTGAGGTTCGGGCAGGACCAGAAgagtctttttattattattattattattattataactatcattattattattattattgttattattattattattattattatcatcattactaCAATTTTATGGGATTATTACTATAGTATTTTACTGCTGATTTTAACTAGACTGTAGATTTCATAAATTGGTCGTATATGTAAAATCATAATTAAAGTAACTATATCTCTCAACTGTAATCTGTAGTGGATTAAAACGTATCCTAAAATATTTCCCCTTGACGTGTACTGTGGTAGAAATTGgcgtaaaaagaaaatattcaagtacctaataaagaataaagagatagagaataaaaccagatcTTTTAGTtaacattcatcattcattagGTTGGTCTCACCTGTTGCAGGTGTCCTCTGTGCAGAGTCAGATCCGGGCAGAGCTGCTGCCGTGCTCCCTCCATCCTGACCAACTATCAGCCCGCACACCACAACCAGAGCCACGAGTCTcatgttcctctctctctgtgcagacTCAAGTTGTTTATGTTCACCTAAACTCAGCAGGTATTATCACGTCCAGTCCTATCAGACCTGGTTTTATATTCCCACCAGGTGACCTCCTGGCCCCTGCAggctctcagccaatcacagccgtgtgcgtctctgctgctgtttaaaTTGCGAAGCTGTCCGCTGGCCTGGTGGCGCTGAAATGAAATCAGCTCATCAGCTCTTCTGGGAAATGTTTCCAGCTCAGTTTGCTTTGCTGGGATCATTCATCCAGTATAtgagatgataataataataggataAAATCAAGAAAGAGATGGAAACAGGGCTGATTTGCGTAATTGCGCACAATCCAGATTCCAGTTTGGCTGCAAAGAGCAGCAGTGGAAGGACGGACTCGGAAGAGTTATTACTCAGAAAACTGTGTTTCAttctattatattttaatttgtgtGATGTGTTGCTCTGCAGGGAGGGAGGCCCAACGCACAAAGTGAGCACCACAGTCTGTACAAACAGTGTttgatgtgctgctgctgcaggttgcAGGAAGTACATTAGTATCATTAAACACAATGGGACCCAACAGATAACAATGTTGTATATAGTGTAGAAAACTATTCTATAACTTTTGAAGGTACTTTAAATGACATTTAAGGGACAATCAGGGGTCAAAAGGTTATGTCTGAAAAGCCTAAATTCTTTTGGAAAAATGCTGATTGATATTCATACAATGAGATGAGGTCAAACATTTAACATCTTGAGAACAGAGGAACAATCAGCTGATCAGGTTCCTTCAGAGAGGACTGTTAGGACTCTCACGCCCTCTGGTGGTCGTGTTGGAGGCGTTCAGCTCATGACAACAATGCGCTGAACACAGAGTTGCTGATTTCAGTTCTACTGCTGTGACTTTATCTTCTCATCGGTGCGGAATAGGCACGCTTTATTTCAGGCTTCAGCCTGTAATATGAAATGTTCAATAACTGTAGCAAGAAAacctctctcatacacacactctgatttgcttttatttatttccataaattattaaaatgagaGACGTATACTGTAGGTTGCAGAAAAGCCTTGTGAggctcgctgcccgacgacttatcctaaccttaactgagGTCATTacctaacctcaactattcaaggtcaatgcctaaccttaactattcaaggtcaatgtctaaccttaactattcaaggtcaatgcctaaccttaactattccaggtcaaagcctaaccttaactattcaagttcaaagcctaaccttaactattcaaggtcaatgtctaacctcaactattcaaggtcattgtctaacctcaactattcaaggtcattgtctaacctcaactattcaaggtcattgtctaacctcaactattcaaggtcattgtctaacctcaactattcaaggtcattgtctaacctcaactattcaaggtcaatgtctaacctcaactattcaaggtcaatgtctaaccttaactattcaaggtcaatgtctaacctcaactattcaaggtcattgtctaacctcaactattcaaggtcattgtctaacctcaactattcaaggtcattgtctaacctcaactattcaaggtcattgtctaacctcaactattcaaggtcattgtctaacctcaactattcaaggttaatgcctaaccttaactattcaaggtcaatgtctaacctcaactatttaaggtcaatgtctaaccttaactattcaaggtcaatgccatATTTGAAGCATGAAAGTACCAGTAAAAAATGAGACTGTGACTGTGTGagttctgaaaatgtatttcaggTTAATTAGCATAGTTAGCTCAACAAAATCTTGTCACTGTTATGAGTTTATGAACACATTCTTAGAgatattctaatattttgtaCAGGTATCTGTCACTTGCATTAGACGACAGATTAGTCACATTTCGTGTATTTAGCGTACGTAGGTTACATACATCGAGCACCCACTCTGCCAACGCTGTTTCTCATACAATGTTCGACCGACGTTTCATATTGAAGAACATTTCACAGCTTTGCATTCATTCGCTGTACATTTCTTATCACACCTTCCGCCATCGTTCAAGTATACATCCTGAACCTGCGGCTCAGACGCGGTATGTTCCACAGAACCTCAGCTGTCACTCTCAGGTCGTACCAAGGAGAACCTTCTGGAGGGGTCTGGGACGAACCACCTCTCCCACAGATCCAAGTGAACGGCGGGATAATTCCACGGTTTAAACGGACCGTTCCAGTGCAGCAGGTGCGCCTCCTGCAGGAAGCTCTCTGAATAGCGGGCATCTGGACTCCAGCCTGGACACAGAGGAGAAAGCTTTTAGAAATGGTTTCTCTACGTCTGCTGCAGAGTTAATGATTCCACTTCACATCACTCGCCATTATTAATGTCAGTTTTATCTATTATTAGTCActtatgtattttaatatgttaattactattttatttccattaaatctgcagtaggcattacctgtctcatgtactactgtcaggatatagtgatacattttataaatataacttttttttttttgatcatatttgctccaacctgcctacccCAACTTTAATCTTGTTTATGATGTATTATCATTAGTTTCccactgctcctcctcctctgtatcCTGTCCCCATGGTCGGTTGATTTGTGATAAGCTCTGTTAAAATGCTTTAATAACtttaaggtcccatatcatgctcattttcaggttcatacttgtattttgtgtttctactagaacatgtttacatgctgtaatgttaaaaaaacaactttttttcccctcatactgtctgactgaatatacctgtattcactctctgtctgaaacgctccgttttagtgcatttcaacggaattaggttgctaggaaacagtttgggtccatgtttacttcctatcagctgatgtcatttacatccactgcaacaggaaataaactgggacacatttagaatgtttatgtttaaaaccgtgtgatgatctatacatattgtatatttgtgacatcacaaaaggaCAGAAATTCTGAcgtcttgtttcaaacgcacaatttctgaatacaggctgtgtttattcctccgtatattgagcgttttgatcgTTTCACAGaatttatataaagcacttaaacctgctttgtaatataaaagacatgaaaatctcactttttacaaaaaGGGACCTTTAATAACAAAAAGTGTGTCTTGTTGTTCTTTACATGCTAAATGAGCTTCCAATTACCACAGTAATTAGgcattgtattttttattattacttattttattattattattattgttttatttttatttatttattattattattgataatattattattattattattatttatttatttttttctatttttttaccACCTAATCTCATGAAACTTAACCTATGACAAAAGAAAGCTTTTAAGTGTATGTATGTCTGTGAAGCCAAAAACAAATTTTCACGCAAGTGGACAATAAAGATGTCTATTCATTTAGGAATGAACACTGAAATTCTTCTGTACGTGACCGGGAGTGATGAGCTTACCCATGTGTCTGACGTGCCACAGTGGGTCCAGTGTTGTGTACTTGTCATGAAACACTATTAGCATGGGGGGAGTCGCCACGCCTCCGGCCATGGCACTGCTGTATATGTTCTGCCTGCATggtggagaggaagaagaaggttCTGATCAGGCAGATGctaacaaacaataacaaataatataatattacaataaatgAACTGGTACATGTTAAGATATAAACCGGTGCTAAGGAAAGGCTAGGTTGGAATGTGGGAGCAtactcata encodes:
- the kiss2 gene encoding kisspeptin 2 produces the protein MRLVALVVVCGLIVGQDGGSTAAALPGSDSAQRTPATGSVLSALTRRTAGEFLAEDSNPCFSLRENEDQRQLLCNDRRSKFNFNPFGLRFGKRYDGYVYRRAVKRARTNKLSPLSLFSRELEVPT